The DNA region CGCGCGTCTTGCTCGGCGGGGAGGATGTCACCTCCGAACTCCGGAGCGTGCAGGTCAATCAGATTGTCGCCAAGGTGGCTCGTGCCCCCGGAGTGCGAGAAGTTCTCAGCGCGTTACAGCGCTCGATGGGGAGCCAGGGGAACGTCGTGATGGAGGGCCGGGACATCGGGACCGTTATCCTTCCGGACGCCGCGGTCAAGGTGTTCCTGACCTGTTCCCCCGAGGTGCGCGCCAGGCGGCGCCAGCAGGAGCTGGCGGCGAGCGGGACGCCGATGTCGTTGCAGGCGGTGCAGCGGATTCTGGAGGAAGACGATCGAGCGGCGACCACCCGCGAAGTCGCTCCCCTGCGGGTGGCTCCGGGAGCCGTGGTCATCGACAGCTCCGGACTGACGGTGGAGGGGGTCGCCGACCAGATCGTCGCCTTGGTGGAGCACGCGCGTGGTCTTCGGGATCTCTAGGGCGCTGATCCGGATCGTCCTCCGGATGCTGTGCGGTTTCCGCGTGGAAGGCCGTGAGCACGAGCCCCCCTCAGGTCCGGTGATCATCGTGAGCAACCACGTCAGCGACCTGGACCCGCTGGTGGTCGGATCCGCGGTTCGCCGCCGCTGCCGCTTCATGGCGAAGATCGAACTGTTTGGTCCGCCGCTGCTGCGGTGGTGGGTCAGCGCATGCGGGGCGTTCCCTGTCCGCCGCGGCGCCCCGGACCGTCAGGCGTTGCGGACGGCGCGCGCCATCTTGGAACGGGGAGGGGTGTTGGTGATGTTCCCCGAGGGGACCCGCGGGACCAACAGCCGGGACCTGCGGCCTCCCGAGCCGGGCGCGGCGTTGCTCGCCTTGCGCACCCACGCCACCATCTTGCCCGTTGCCGTGATTGGGACCGACACCGTACTCCCCCGGGGTGCCCATCGGTTGTCACGTGGCGTGATTCGGGTCCGGATCGGACCGCCCATCCGAATGGCGGGTTCCGAGGAAACCGCAGGCGGCACGAGAGCCGACCGGGACCGAATTGAGGAGGTGGGCCGGCACTTCATGGGGATGATCGGCGCGCTGCTCGCGGACGCCGACCCGTCCTAGCCAAGGGGGCGGGCTCGACAGGGGAGGGGTTTGCCCCTATCATGATGAAGAGTGGGCGCCCCGCGGCACCCCGGAGGACCTGCGTGAAAATCATTGTAGCCAAACACATGGGTTTTTGCGGTGGCGTGCGTCGCGCCGTCGACATCGCGCAGAAGACGGCGCGGTCCGCGGGAGGGCCGGTGCAGACGCTGGGGCCTTTGATCCACAACCCCCAGGTGGTGCGCCGGCTGGAAGAGGCCGGGGTCAAGGTTGCCGAACGCCCGCAGGATCTGGGCGGGATGGCGTTCGTCGTCTCCGCTTACGGGGTCGAGCACGCGGTGTTAGAAGAAGCCCGGACGAAGGGGATGGCGGTCGTGGACGCGACGTGTCCCGTGGTGATCCGGGCGCATGCCGTGACCGAGAAACTGGCCGCCGAAGGATACCAGGTCATCGCGGTGGGCGACCACGGCCACCCGGAGATGGTCACGCTCAAGGAGTTGCTGGGCGACCGGGTCACGGTCGTGCACACTCGCGAGGAGGCGGCTCGCATCAAGCTCACCGGGAAAGTCGGGGTGGTCTCGCAGACCACCCAATCCCAAGAAAACTTCCGCCAGGTCGTGGGGGATCTGGCGCTTCGGGTACGCGAGCTCAAGGTCCTCAACACGCTCTGCCCCGCGATCACGGTCCGCCAGGAAGAAGCGGATGAGATGATCCCGCAGGTCGATGCGCTGCTCGTCATCGGCGGGCACGGAAGTTCAAATACGACCCGGTTGGCCGAGATGGGACGCGCCCGGCAGCTGCCCACCCACCATATCGAGACCGCCGACGAGATCTCCCCCGAGTGGTTTGAGGGGGTTGACGCGCTGGGGGTCGTGTCGGGCGCCAGCACCCCGGATTGGATCATCGAAAGCGTGCTCCTGCGGCTTCAGGAGTTGGGAGGGTCCTGATCGTCGGGCCCCGTCCCGGCGCGCCGACTCCCACCCCCATGGGGCTACCCACCGTCGCCATCGTCGGCCGCCCTAACGTCGGGAAGTCTTCGTTGTTCAACCGGCTGCTCAGCCGCCGCCACGCGATCGTGTCCGACGTCCCGGGGATCACCCGGGATCGCCTTGAAGCACCGTGCCGGTGGCGGGGCCGCGAGTTTCTCCTGGTCGACACGGGAGGCCTGGTGCCGGGAGACCCTGAACCCCTCGTGGTGCAGGTGCGGCGGCAGGCCGAGCGCGCGATCGCCTCCGCCCACGCCGTGCTGTTCGTCGTCGACGCGGTCACGGGGCTGACCCCGCAGGATGAGGAGATCGCAGACGCGCTCCGGCGGGGACGCCGTCCGGTCATGGTGATCGCCAACAAAGTGGACACCCCGGCCCTCGCGGCGAACGCGTACGAATTCCACGCCCTGGGGTTGGGGGAGCCGATCATGGTGTCCGCCACACACGGGCTGGGCATCGGCGAGTTGTTGGACGCCGTGATCGGGATCCTCCCCGACTCGGTGCTCGCGGAGGCGCCCGAGGAAACCGTGGGGGTCGTGTTCCTGGGCCGCCCGAACGTGGGCAAATCCTCGCTGGTCAACGCGCTGCTCGGCGAAGAGCGCGTGATCGTCGACGCGCGACCGGGGACGACACGCGATGCCATCGACATCTCGCTTCGGTACGACGGCCGGCCGGTGACGGTGATCGATACGGCGGGGTTGCGCCGGCGGAGCCGGGTGGTCGCGGGGGTCGAATACTACAGCACACGACGAACCCACGACGCCCTTTCCCGCGCGGACGTGGCCGTTCTGGTCGTGGATGCCGTTCAGGGGATCACGGACCAAGATCAGCGGATCGCCCGGACCGTGTACGAGGCGGGGCGCGCGAGCGTGATCGCTGTCAACAAATGGGACCTCCTCAGCGGGTATACTCCCGAGCACATTCATCGCGTCGCCCAGCAGGAACTCCGATTCCTCGGGGAAGTGCTGGTGTGCCTGACGGTTGCCGTTCGGGGCGAGGGGATCTCCCACCTGATGGCGGCGGTGTTCCGCGCCGCGGATGCCCGGGCCACGCGGATCGCGACCGGGCCCCTCAACCGGCTGATCGACGAGGCGGTCCGCGCGAACAATCCGCCCGCGAATGCGACCGGGCGGCACCTGCACATCTACTACGCGACGCAACCCACCACCAAACCGCCGGCATTTGTCCTCTTCGTCGACGACCCGAACTTGCTCACCGACGGATATCGCCGCTACCTGGAGGGCCGGATGCGGGCCACGTTTGATCTCGCCGGAACGCCCGTGCGGTGGGTCCTCCGCAGGAGGAGACCCCCGGCCCCCGCACGAACCACGCGGTGACCCGAGGAGGGGCGGATGCTGCTCGCGGTCGTCGTTGCCAGTTATCTCATCGGTTCCATCCCGACCGGACTGATCGTGGTCCGTCTCCTGACCGGTGAGGATATCCGCCGCCACGGCAGCGGCAACATCGGGACGGTCAACGTGCTCCGCGTGGCCGGCGTCGCCACCGCCGCGGTCGTGCTCGCCGTCGATATCCTCAAAGGCATGATCCCCGTCCTCCTGACCGCGCGGCTCGGCGTATCGGCGTGGACCGTCGTTGCCTGCGGTCTCGCGGCGATCGCCGGACACAACTGGTCGGTGTTCCTGGGATTTCAAGGGGGAAAGGGGATTGCGACCTCGTTCGGCGTTCTCCTTGGGCTCTCGTGGCCCGCCGCCGGGGTCGCCGCGGCGGTCTGGGTGGTCGCGGTCGCGGTCACCCGGTATGCCTCGCTCGGCTCGCTGCTGGGCGTGGTCTCCGTCCCCATCACCCTTTGGCGGGCGCGGCAGCCGGTCGAGTACGTGTACTTTGGGGTCATCGCCTCGCTCTTCGCGATCTATCGCCACCGGGCCAACATCCAGCGTTTGGTGGCGGGAACCGAGTTGCACATTACCGATCGAGAGTCCCTCAAAAAATAAGATGCGAGTGTTGTGCTTCGGAGCCGGGGCGATCGGATCCCTGGTGGGGGCCCGGTTGTCGCTCTGTGGCATCGATGTCACCGTTTTTGGCCGGCGTGCGCACGTCGCGGCGATCCGCACCCACGGCCTGATCCTTGAGGCGCCGCACGAACGGCTGGTCTGCAAAGAGATCGACTCTATCACGACGCTCGACGATCTCGCTGCCCCACCCGACCTCGTCCTGCTGACCGTGAAAGCCTATGATACCCGCGCCGCCCTGGAGATCCTCCGCCCGGTGCTCCACGCGGGCGTGCGGATCCTTTCGCTGCAAAACGGCATCGGCAATGAAGAGTTGATCGCGACGGCGGCCGGCGCTCATCGGACGGTCGCGGGGAGTATCACGATCAGCGCACGATGTCCGCGGCCGGGAGTGGTCCGACAGAATAGCGAGGCGGGGGGTATTGCCGTGGCGCCCGTGGACCCCCGGCAGGATTCGGCGGACCTGGTCGCGCTCTTCAAAGGGGCGGGCCTGTCGGCCCAATATCACCGGGACTTTCGGGCGATGAAGTGGAGCAAGCTCCTCCTGAATATGTTCACCAACGCCACCGCGGCGATTTTGGATCTGCCTCCGGTTGAGGTGGTCGACCACCCTAAGCTCTTTCGTGTTGAGCGGGACGCGTTTCGCGAAGCCGGCCGTGTGATGCGTGTGCTCGGGCTTCGCCCGGTGACGTTGCCTGGGTATCCGGTCCCCCTATGGCAGGCCGCGGTCGCCGCGCCTCCCTGGATGATCCGGCCCGTCCTCCGCCGATACATTCGCAGGGGTCGGGGCGAGGAAAGGCCTTCGCTGTGGCATGATCTTCATCGGGGTCGGCCCCAGAGCGAAGTGGAGGTGCTCAACGGCGCCGTGGTGCAGGAGGGAGGCCGGCTGGGGGTACCGACGCCGGTCAACGCTGTGTTGACCGAAGTCCTCATCGGTCTCGCCGGTGGACGTCAGGACCCCGCTCAGTTTCGACACCGACCGGAGGCGCTGCTCGCACTGCTCAACGGGGGGAGCCGTGGTGCGGCCCCGCCACAGGTGCTATAATGGCCCCGAGAGACGGGCCGTAGCGCAGCTTGGTAGCGCACCTGAATGGGGTTCAGGTGGTCGCCGGTTCAAATCCGGCCGGCCCGACCATGTTCTAAAGGGTTTCCGCGCGATGACCGTTTCCGACTCGGCCGCTTGTGCCTTACTCGTGCCTTAACAGGCAGGGCTGAATGAGCGTAAATCGCGAGGGAGGCAGCACATGGAACGCATCAAGTGGCAGGATGTCCCGGCCGAAACGCCCGAAGGGATGCCGGGAGTTCGAATCCACTGGGTCATCGATAAGACCCGAGGCGCTGAGAACTTCGCTATGCGCGTCTTTGAGGTGGCGCCGGGGGCCAGCACGCCGTATCACCACCATTGGTACGAGCAGGAGATGTACTTCCTGGAAGGAGAGGGGGTCGCGGTCTCTCCGCAAGGCGAACAGCTGCTGACGCCCGGGAACGTGCTTTGGGTCCAACCCGAAGAACCCCACGCGATTCGGAATACGGGGTCCGTGCCGATGAAGTTTATCTGTTGCGTGCCCACCAAAAAGTCCTAAGAACGGCTGGGCCTGCGGGCCATTTCGCACAACCCGGCTAGTGCAACTCTGCGAGCTTTGTGCTCGGCGAATCTCGCGAAGCCTTCACGACGGTCTTCGCGGCCAGGAGCATCATGCGCGTCGCCGTGATGGGTGGCTCGCTGGGCGGGTTGAATGCCGCCGTCTGGCTGCGAGACGCGGGGTGCGATGTCGAGGTTTACGAGCGCTCGCGTTCTCCACTCGAAGGGCGCGGCGCGGGCATTGTTCTCCATCCGGCAGTACTCCGGTATTTCACGCGACATCGAGTCCTAGACGTCCGCCGAATCAGCGCCCCCGTCCAATATGCTCGCTACCTCGCACGCGCGGGGACAGTCGCCCACGAGGTGCCCGCCCGCTACCGATTCACGTCATGGACGGCCCTCTACCAAGCGTTGCTCCGCAGTTTCGACCGCGAACGTTACCACCTCGGCGACGAAATCCTCGGATTCGAGGACGATGCTGGTGGGGTCAATGTTCGCCTTGGGGGCGACCAGTGCATTCGATGCGATCTGCTGGTCTGCGCCGATGGCATCATGTCGACTGCCCGACAGATCCTGCTCCCCAGTACCACGCCGCAGTATGCTGGTTACGTCGCGTGGCGAGGCACCGTGGAGGCAGAGGAACTCGCACACAACACCTGGGCGAGCTTGCAGGATGCCGTCACCTATTTCCTACTGCCGAACAGTCACATTCTCGCCTACCCTATTCCCCGCATCGACGACATGCCGACGTCCGCTCGACCGATCAACTGGATTTGGTA from bacterium includes:
- the cmk gene encoding (d)CMP kinase, producing MEAPPTALAVAIDGPMGSGKSTVAREVARRLAFRYVDTGAMYRAIAVAAVRRGVPVDDPAALALLARTTTLTVTPGSDGASRVLLGGEDVTSELRSVQVNQIVAKVARAPGVREVLSALQRSMGSQGNVVMEGRDIGTVILPDAAVKVFLTCSPEVRARRRQQELAASGTPMSLQAVQRILEEDDRAATTREVAPLRVAPGAVVIDSSGLTVEGVADQIVALVEHARGLRDL
- a CDS encoding lysophospholipid acyltransferase family protein; its protein translation is MVFGISRALIRIVLRMLCGFRVEGREHEPPSGPVIIVSNHVSDLDPLVVGSAVRRRCRFMAKIELFGPPLLRWWVSACGAFPVRRGAPDRQALRTARAILERGGVLVMFPEGTRGTNSRDLRPPEPGAALLALRTHATILPVAVIGTDTVLPRGAHRLSRGVIRVRIGPPIRMAGSEETAGGTRADRDRIEEVGRHFMGMIGALLADADPS
- the ispH gene encoding 4-hydroxy-3-methylbut-2-enyl diphosphate reductase translates to MKIIVAKHMGFCGGVRRAVDIAQKTARSAGGPVQTLGPLIHNPQVVRRLEEAGVKVAERPQDLGGMAFVVSAYGVEHAVLEEARTKGMAVVDATCPVVIRAHAVTEKLAAEGYQVIAVGDHGHPEMVTLKELLGDRVTVVHTREEAARIKLTGKVGVVSQTTQSQENFRQVVGDLALRVRELKVLNTLCPAITVRQEEADEMIPQVDALLVIGGHGSSNTTRLAEMGRARQLPTHHIETADEISPEWFEGVDALGVVSGASTPDWIIESVLLRLQELGGS
- the der gene encoding ribosome biogenesis GTPase Der: MGLPTVAIVGRPNVGKSSLFNRLLSRRHAIVSDVPGITRDRLEAPCRWRGREFLLVDTGGLVPGDPEPLVVQVRRQAERAIASAHAVLFVVDAVTGLTPQDEEIADALRRGRRPVMVIANKVDTPALAANAYEFHALGLGEPIMVSATHGLGIGELLDAVIGILPDSVLAEAPEETVGVVFLGRPNVGKSSLVNALLGEERVIVDARPGTTRDAIDISLRYDGRPVTVIDTAGLRRRSRVVAGVEYYSTRRTHDALSRADVAVLVVDAVQGITDQDQRIARTVYEAGRASVIAVNKWDLLSGYTPEHIHRVAQQELRFLGEVLVCLTVAVRGEGISHLMAAVFRAADARATRIATGPLNRLIDEAVRANNPPANATGRHLHIYYATQPTTKPPAFVLFVDDPNLLTDGYRRYLEGRMRATFDLAGTPVRWVLRRRRPPAPARTTR
- the plsY gene encoding glycerol-3-phosphate 1-O-acyltransferase PlsY, with translation MLLAVVVASYLIGSIPTGLIVVRLLTGEDIRRHGSGNIGTVNVLRVAGVATAAVVLAVDILKGMIPVLLTARLGVSAWTVVACGLAAIAGHNWSVFLGFQGGKGIATSFGVLLGLSWPAAGVAAAVWVVAVAVTRYASLGSLLGVVSVPITLWRARQPVEYVYFGVIASLFAIYRHRANIQRLVAGTELHITDRESLKK
- a CDS encoding ketopantoate reductase family protein, with translation MRVLCFGAGAIGSLVGARLSLCGIDVTVFGRRAHVAAIRTHGLILEAPHERLVCKEIDSITTLDDLAAPPDLVLLTVKAYDTRAALEILRPVLHAGVRILSLQNGIGNEELIATAAGAHRTVAGSITISARCPRPGVVRQNSEAGGIAVAPVDPRQDSADLVALFKGAGLSAQYHRDFRAMKWSKLLLNMFTNATAAILDLPPVEVVDHPKLFRVERDAFREAGRVMRVLGLRPVTLPGYPVPLWQAAVAAPPWMIRPVLRRYIRRGRGEERPSLWHDLHRGRPQSEVEVLNGAVVQEGGRLGVPTPVNAVLTEVLIGLAGGRQDPAQFRHRPEALLALLNGGSRGAAPPQVL
- a CDS encoding cupin domain-containing protein, whose amino-acid sequence is MERIKWQDVPAETPEGMPGVRIHWVIDKTRGAENFAMRVFEVAPGASTPYHHHWYEQEMYFLEGEGVAVSPQGEQLLTPGNVLWVQPEEPHAIRNTGSVPMKFICCVPTKKS
- a CDS encoding FAD-dependent monooxygenase, whose amino-acid sequence is MRVAVMGGSLGGLNAAVWLRDAGCDVEVYERSRSPLEGRGAGIVLHPAVLRYFTRHRVLDVRRISAPVQYARYLARAGTVAHEVPARYRFTSWTALYQALLRSFDRERYHLGDEILGFEDDAGGVNVRLGGDQCIRCDLLVCADGIMSTARQILLPSTTPQYAGYVAWRGTVEAEELAHNTWASLQDAVTYFLLPNSHILAYPIPRIDDMPTSARPINWIWYRNVTQGPDLDDLMTDPDGFRHAVSMPPGQLRDTYLRDLREAARDLLPSALAEMVARTARPFLQVIVDVEVPRMAFGRICLIGDAAFTLRPHAAAGTAKAAEDAWQLAQAVIKFDDVVAALEGWEPGQLTLGRQVLARSREAGRRLQIEGTWRVGEPLPFGLYRVGDSSQIDLDDPPAPATGTNQRTSTPRSLG